The Equus quagga isolate Etosha38 unplaced genomic scaffold, UCLA_HA_Equagga_1.0 459_RagTag, whole genome shotgun sequence sequence CCCACAggccatcttcctctccttctctctctcactaaaTTGTGGATAATAATGCATCTAATTATTCTCCCAAAAAAGAAGTGGTTTAATTCCTTTGAAGAATCTTGCAAGGTAGCTTGACTAGACAGCAGGCGGGACAGTCCAGTGCCTCTGGTGGGGGGGCCAGCGTCTTCCAGTTGCCTGTCTTCGGGTCCAGCAAGTAGGCGTTTGGATTGATGGTGCAGTCCTTTTTCTGAACATCAGTGGCTGTGGTGACACCCCCACATACAAACACCCTGCCGTCTCCGATGGAGCATATAGCATGGGACTCATCCAGGGGGCAGTTGTTGGGCAAGAGAGGCAGTGAGATGCTCGTCCTGTTGGCCTTGATTTTCTGTAGGTTGATTTCCATGCTCTGCCAGTGGCTGTGCACGCAGAGGATGTTGTCCTGATTGAAAGAGAGCAGGGGCCGGTGGCTGAACTCGATGGGGAAGGTGATACTCTGGATAACCTCCCCAGTGTTGGTGTCAAAGCAGTCCACCACTCCAACTCGGGAAATGGAGCACTTCACCAAGCACCGTCCAGTGACAATGTACAGGTTCCGGTCACTGTGGGTGATCACAGCTGTGGCATCCATAGGGATGCTCATCTTCCCTGCCAGGCACCAGGCCTCCTTGTGCTCATCATAACGATAGATGTCAGAGACATAGTGCCTTGGGGCAATGCTCCCACCCACTGAGTACACTGTCCCCCCACAGGTCACCATGGTGTGGAAGACAAGACCAAGCGGCAGCTCAGGCAACTTGGTCCAGGAGTTGCCCTCCATGTCATACCGCCAAGCTGTCTTTAGACCTGAAATCTGGTCTGTGGTGCCACCAGACATGTAGATGTAGCGGCCAGTAGAGGTGGCACTGAGTGCTGCTGCCTGATAGGGCATCTCTGAGAGCTTCAACCACAGGTTCTCCTGGATGACATAGGCAAACACTCCATCATTGAACTTGCCCTGGGCCTTTTGGCCACCTAGGATGACCACCGAATCAAGCAGGGCCCCTTTCCGCTGGTAGCTCATCAGGCTGGATGGCCTGTCCTGCTGTCGTTCCACAAGGACACTCTCAATCAGGGTCAGAGGGGCTGAGCTGTTCTCCATGTCCATCAACTTGTTGCTGGCAAACATCAGTGTCTTATCGGAGACGGCATTGAGATTGATGTAACTGAAGAACTTCTTGAAATACTTCTCCCGCTCATCCTTCCAGAAGTACACCCAATTTATGAGTGCACTGAGAGCCTGGTCCTCATTGAGCACATGCAAGTTTTCATCTTGAAGCAGGCGGCCAAAGATGACAGGTGGACAGCACATGAAGTCCTCAGGCATGGAGCCCTCAGGACTGGCCCAGTAGTGGAAGTTGTCACGGATGCCTGAGTACGCCAAGTCCGATACCTCTTTGAGCCCAAACATCTCGGCCAAGATGAGGTAGTGCAAACAGTTGACAGGACTAATGGACTTAATCAGGAAGTCCTTGCAGTGGTTTCGAAGGCGTGGTGTGTTGAAATACTGGGCCCCACGAAGGAGCTCCTCCACGTTCTGCTCTGAGATCACCACCTTGCCGCTGTAGAAGTAGTCCAGGAGCTGGTCCACCGTGGCCGGACT is a genomic window containing:
- the LOC124233926 gene encoding calicin-like, which translates into the protein MKWEFTEKNYDSFLLQKLNEQRKCKEYWDVALTVDHHVFYAHRNVLAAVSPVVKSLISSDEVKTTDELFITLDPNYLSPATVDQLLDYFYSGKVVISEQNVEELLRGAQYFNTPRLRNHCKDFLIKSISPVNCLHYLILAEMFGLKEVSDLAYSGIRDNFHYWASPEGSMPEDFMCCPPVIFGRLLQDENLHVLNEDQALSALINWVYFWKDEREKYFKKFFSYINLNAVSDKTLMFASNKLMDMENSSAPLTLIESVLVERQQDRPSSLMSYQRKGALLDSVVILGGQKAQGKFNDGVFAYVIQENLWLKLSEMPYQAAALSATSTGRYIYMSGGTTDQISGLKTAWRYDMEGNSWTKLPELPLGLVFHTMVTCGGTVYSVGGSIAPRHYVSDIYRYDEHKEAWCLAGKMSIPMDATAVITHSDRNLYIVTGRCLVKCSISRVGVVDCFDTNTGEVIQSITFPIEFSHRPLLSFNQDNILCVHSHWQSMEINLQKIKANRTSISLPLLPNNCPLDESHAICSIGDGRVFVCGGVTTATDVQKKDCTINPNAYLLDPKTGNWKTLAPPPEALDCPACCLVKLPCKILQRN